The nucleotide sequence TTTGCGGTCCGGCGCCTGTTTTAGAATGTAGAAGATCTTGATGACATCGCCGCCGGTGGAAGCGGGCATGCATTGGTTGAAAAAAATTCCGATCATGGTCATCACCCATGTTTTCCCCAGGGTCAGGCGGACATGCTGGACCTGCAGGAGATATCTCCAGCGGACAGCACTGCAAAAATAGCCGATGCCAATGCTGATAAAGGCATACGCAATCCAACGAGGTTCGGCGTTGCGCAATTCATTCCACATTTTGGGCCAGTTGTACTTGGCCACGATGACGCCCAGAATGGCCAGAGTGACCGCAATTTTCAGCGCCAATTGCCAGTTCAGCGCGGACCGTTTTTTTTCCACCAGTTCAGACATGTTTCCACTTTCTCTTTTGGGACCCTTGGGGACAATTCCAGGACAAACAAGGGTTCGTTTTTTAAATGGGCCCAGAATTGTTTGAAGGGCACATCGCCATCGCCCGGGATCATGTGGTCATGGTCGGGTCCTTTAAAATCCTGCACATGGCAGCCGATCAACCGCGCGGCGCGCTTGCCGAATTCCGACTCGTGGTCGATGAACCCGAGGCAATCCTTCCGGGCGCTGTGACCGAAATCGTGCCAGTATCCGGCGTCCGGCAATTCTTCAAAAATCCTGCCCCACTGGCTCTCGACCGGAATTTCCTCGATGCCTTCGCGGGATTCCAGGCCGAGGCGGATTTTTTTGCCCTTTGCGTATTCCAGAAGTTCGGCGAGGCACCCCTTCACCCGCGGCCAGGCAGCCTCAAATTTTTTCTCGTGCTCAAGCATGGCAGCGATCTTGTTTTTGACATAGCGCCGCGAGCAGAGCTGGTTTCGGGCTGTCAGGCGTTCAAATTTGGAGTTTGGATTTTTGAGCGGAAGAGACCCCAGGTGCAGCACCACGGCCTTTGCGCCGAATTCCGCCGCGTGGTCGATGGTTTGTTTGGTGTACTTGACGGCCAATTGCCGGCCTGAAGATCTGGGATCGGAAAATTCGTAACAGTTGGGCGCGGGCTTCAAATAACCCAAAGGAAGGGGGCAGAAGTTATGCATGGAACAGATGCGGACGATTTTATTCTCCAGGGCCTTTAAGATGCCCGGCCAGAGGCTGTAACGGATCCCGTGGCTCAACTCAACGGATTCAAATCCCAGGCCAGCCAGCTCCTCAAGCATGGCCAGGCCATCGGTATGGCGCATGGAATTCCAACTGGTCGATATTGAAAGCATGATTGGTTTCAGGGCTGTTCCCCATCATCCGTTATGAACGGCGCTACAGGCAACAAAAAACCCGGCAGGGTTGCTGCCGGGTTTTTTGGTAAGTAAGAAAAATTTTACAGGGAGAAATTACCCCAGTAATTGATCTTGGGTTCCTTGGCCTTGCGTCGGCGGCG is from Candidatus Methylacidiphilales bacterium and encodes:
- a CDS encoding TIM barrel protein gives rise to the protein MLSISTSWNSMRHTDGLAMLEELAGLGFESVELSHGIRYSLWPGILKALENKIVRICSMHNFCPLPLGYLKPAPNCYEFSDPRSSGRQLAVKYTKQTIDHAAEFGAKAVVLHLGSLPLKNPNSKFERLTARNQLCSRRYVKNKIAAMLEHEKKFEAAWPRVKGCLAELLEYAKGKKIRLGLESREGIEEIPVESQWGRIFEELPDAGYWHDFGHSARKDCLGFIDHESEFGKRAARLIGCHVQDFKGPDHDHMIPGDGDVPFKQFWAHLKNEPLFVLELSPRVPKEKVETCLNWWKKNGPR